A single genomic interval of Halalkalibaculum roseum harbors:
- a CDS encoding phosphoribosyltransferase, whose amino-acid sequence MFDNRTQAGLQLAEALKEYKKEHPVILAIPRGGIVPGVIVARQLEAEFSVVITRKLGLPTHPESAFGALAEDKSLYLNPMVREVLTKKMIEKVIKKEEKEIKRRIQVYRKGEPLPPLKDRTVILIDDGIATGSTVLVAIELCKKQQAGKIIVAAPVSGSRVLETIEAKADEVIILEIPDSYHAVSQAYRNFKNLNDEQALSWIEKGTFIRKVK is encoded by the coding sequence ATGTTTGACAACAGGACCCAAGCCGGTTTACAACTGGCAGAGGCTTTAAAAGAATACAAAAAAGAGCATCCGGTAATCCTGGCGATCCCCAGGGGAGGAATCGTGCCGGGCGTGATAGTGGCCCGTCAGCTCGAAGCTGAATTCTCAGTTGTTATTACCAGGAAACTGGGATTGCCAACCCATCCGGAATCGGCTTTCGGAGCACTTGCCGAAGACAAGAGCCTGTACCTGAACCCTATGGTAAGGGAAGTACTCACGAAAAAGATGATTGAAAAAGTTATTAAAAAGGAGGAAAAAGAGATCAAGCGGCGCATTCAAGTTTACCGCAAAGGAGAACCGCTTCCTCCTCTCAAAGACAGAACCGTAATACTAATTGATGATGGCATAGCTACAGGTTCCACCGTTTTGGTTGCCATCGAACTGTGTAAAAAACAACAAGCCGGAAAAATTATTGTAGCCGCACCGGTTTCCGGGTCAAGGGTGTTAGAAACGATAGAAGCTAAGGCAGATGAGGTGATTATCCTCGAAATACCCGATTCTTACCACGCAGTCTCTCAGGCCTACAGGAATTTTAAAAATCTCAATGATGAGCAGGCTTTAAGCTGGATTGAGAAAGGTACTTTCATACGGAAAGTGAAATAG
- a CDS encoding c-type cytochrome, which produces MKNEHYAYRGLFSIAVLLTLFAVTAANKSLNVVTESKYGSAVYVSEKGFQYLIPPVTGKELYMQACANCHGADGKGASVNQLSLQTAPPDFTDCSFATREPDGDWISIAHQGGPTRGFSREMPAFGDALSREDLQKIMNHIRTFCTDKDWPRGELNLPRPLVTEKAYPEDEAVLTSIFDVENEGAVTNEIVYERRFGARNQIEIVFPFGYSEQQNGNWTGGHLGDMAIGVKRTLYHNINSGSIFSITGEVILPTGDESIGFGSGTTILEPFASFGQILPMGGFLHVQTGIEYPLLRDKAGDEAFWRAALGKRINPNPWGTTWSPMIEFLGSRELESGAVNHWDIAPQMQVTLNRRQNIMLNFGVRIPADDPSRDTRLMVYLLWDWFDGGLLEGW; this is translated from the coding sequence ATGAAGAATGAACATTATGCATACAGGGGGCTATTTTCGATCGCCGTATTGCTTACTCTCTTTGCGGTAACTGCGGCAAATAAAAGCCTCAATGTCGTTACAGAGTCGAAGTATGGCAGTGCGGTGTACGTCAGTGAAAAAGGTTTTCAATATTTGATCCCTCCTGTCACCGGCAAAGAATTGTACATGCAGGCCTGCGCCAATTGCCATGGGGCTGACGGTAAAGGAGCTTCAGTCAACCAGCTTTCTTTGCAGACCGCACCGCCGGATTTCACCGACTGCTCATTTGCCACTCGTGAACCGGATGGTGACTGGATTTCCATAGCGCATCAAGGCGGACCTACACGAGGCTTTTCCAGAGAAATGCCGGCTTTTGGTGACGCCCTTTCCCGGGAAGATCTGCAAAAAATCATGAATCATATTCGCACTTTTTGTACTGATAAAGACTGGCCACGGGGTGAACTGAATCTTCCACGACCCCTGGTAACTGAGAAAGCCTACCCCGAAGACGAAGCCGTTCTTACTAGCATATTTGATGTAGAAAATGAAGGTGCAGTAACTAATGAAATCGTTTACGAACGCCGTTTCGGAGCGCGTAATCAAATTGAAATCGTATTTCCTTTCGGTTACAGCGAGCAACAGAATGGAAACTGGACCGGCGGACATCTCGGAGATATGGCGATAGGTGTCAAACGAACCCTTTATCATAATATAAATAGCGGAAGTATCTTCAGTATTACCGGTGAAGTGATCCTGCCTACGGGTGATGAAAGTATCGGCTTTGGCAGCGGCACCACTATCCTGGAACCATTTGCTTCTTTTGGACAGATCCTGCCCATGGGTGGCTTCCTTCACGTTCAGACCGGCATTGAATATCCCCTCTTGCGCGATAAAGCAGGTGACGAGGCCTTTTGGAGGGCAGCATTGGGTAAACGCATCAATCCGAATCCATGGGGTACAACCTGGTCTCCGATGATTGAGTTTTTAGGTTCTAGAGAGCTGGAATCAGGAGCAGTGAACCATTGGGATATTGCTCCTCAAATGCAAGTAACCCTGAACAGACGTCAAAATATTATGCTCAATTTCGGGGTACGCATCCCTGCCGATGACCCATCAAGAGATACGAGACTGATGGTCTATTTATTATGGGATTGGTTTGACGGGGGACTGCTAGAAGGTTGGTAA
- a CDS encoding nuclear transport factor 2 family protein, with translation MNNHIRDIEQFIDRMNDDWLNDRTENLSRYFHKQVVMIQPGTQKKIVGREAMVDSYQEFIEEADVSDFRIKDLRIDVFENTAIVLYTFRIKYKVETTNYDEGGVEILVLNLHNEHWQIVWRNQQPDIDV, from the coding sequence ATGAATAACCATATAAGGGATATTGAGCAGTTTATCGATCGCATGAATGATGACTGGCTGAATGATCGAACTGAAAACTTGAGCCGGTATTTTCATAAGCAGGTAGTGATGATTCAGCCCGGCACCCAAAAGAAAATAGTAGGAAGAGAAGCCATGGTTGACAGCTACCAAGAATTCATTGAAGAAGCGGATGTGTCTGATTTTCGCATCAAGGACTTACGAATAGATGTCTTTGAAAATACTGCTATAGTACTCTACACTTTTCGAATTAAATATAAGGTAGAAACCACCAATTATGACGAAGGAGGAGTTGAAATCTTAGTCCTTAATCTTCATAACGAACACTGGCAAATAGTATGGCGCAACCAGCAGCCTGACATTGATGTGTAA
- a CDS encoding Tll0287-like domain-containing protein: MRNCFILFFLLLFGCGHPNGETGTETLARKDLPAVKQKGSEITGQAFNTLSSNLKQAMSEGGVAYALEFCNVKAIPLTDSLSQYTGIEIRRSSHRPRNPRNRADSLEMKSIREFMARIEQNEEPEPITYRSKNTYIYHAPIKINNGLCLNCHGQPGTDISEQNLALINKLYTEDQATGFSIGDLRGIWSIEIPKTVIDSLQAAAN, encoded by the coding sequence ATGCGAAATTGTTTCATACTCTTCTTTCTGCTTTTGTTTGGATGTGGTCATCCAAACGGTGAAACCGGCACGGAAACTCTCGCAAGAAAAGATCTGCCGGCCGTGAAACAGAAGGGGTCGGAAATTACCGGTCAGGCATTCAATACGCTTAGCAGTAACCTGAAACAGGCGATGAGTGAAGGAGGCGTTGCCTATGCCCTGGAATTCTGCAATGTGAAAGCCATCCCATTGACAGACTCCTTGTCGCAATATACCGGTATAGAGATACGCCGCTCCTCACACCGGCCACGAAATCCCCGGAATAGGGCTGATTCCCTGGAGATGAAAAGCATAAGAGAATTCATGGCACGTATTGAGCAGAACGAGGAGCCCGAGCCCATAACCTACCGCTCAAAGAATACTTATATCTATCACGCCCCTATTAAGATCAACAACGGTCTCTGCCTGAACTGTCATGGACAACCGGGTACCGATATATCAGAACAGAATCTTGCACTTATCAATAAGCTGTATACTGAAGATCAGGCCACAGGCTTTTCAATAGGTGATCTGCGAGGTATCTGGTCGATAGAAATTCCGAAAACAGTTATAGATTCCCTGCAGGCTGCTGCCAATTAA
- a CDS encoding DUF6567 family protein has protein sequence MKNILIILAFALTLAGCTSSGAFISFNQTNVELGEGNYSLTATGVEGQSEAAYILGLSYSNGVTANTLALARVSGSEKLYADALDDLWQTYESNHGAITDKKLALTNVRYDSDIINLILYTKVTLTVRADIVEFR, from the coding sequence ATGAAGAATATATTAATAATTTTAGCATTTGCTCTCACATTAGCCGGCTGCACAAGTTCCGGAGCATTTATATCCTTTAACCAGACCAATGTGGAGCTTGGTGAGGGCAATTATTCACTGACTGCAACCGGGGTAGAGGGTCAGTCGGAAGCAGCTTATATCCTGGGATTGAGCTATTCAAACGGAGTGACAGCCAATACCTTGGCCCTGGCCAGGGTAAGCGGATCAGAAAAACTATATGCCGATGCGCTGGATGATCTGTGGCAAACCTACGAAAGTAACCACGGTGCCATAACCGATAAAAAACTGGCGCTTACAAATGTCCGCTATGATTCCGATATCATTAACCTGATCCTGTATACCAAAGTAACACTTACCGTAAGGGCAGATATCGTAGAGTTTCGGTAA